The DNA region ATGTACGAGATCATGGCCATGTCGGGACAGGAGTACGTCGACCGGTACGCCGGCGACGTGAAGGCCGAGCAGGCGCAGCCCGGCCCGGTCGCGCGGCTGCGGCGCAAGGGCTGAGGGGCCGGCCGGCGGCGCCGGCTGACGGGCCGGCGGCAGCGGCTGGGCGGGGGCGACAGCGGCTGGGCGGGGGGCGGCAGGGGCCCGCGGCCGGGAATGGGCCCTCGGCGTAATCCGCGCTCGGCGAACCTTTCTGGTCGCGGCCCTGTCGCCGCCCATAGCGTCGGCGGCATGACAGGAACCGCGTTCGTGATCGGCGCTTCAGGACAGATCGGACGGCAGGCGGTGCGTGCGCTCGCCGCGGACGGATGGGCGGTGACGGCGGCCTCGCGCGGCGGCGGGACCGACCCCGACTGGCCGGAGGGTGTGCGCGCGGTGCGGGTGGACCGCGCCGACACCGCGGCCCTGCCCGCCGCGCTCGGCGACGGCTGCGACGTGCTGCTGGACTGCGTGGCCTACGACGCGGGCCACGCCCGCCAGTTGCTCTCCCTCGCCGACCGGATCGGGTCGGCGGTGGTGGTCTCCAGCGCCGCGGTCTACGTGGACGAGCGGGGGCACGGCTTCGACACCCAGGACGATCCGGAGACGCAGCCGCGCTACCCGGTGCCGCTGCCCGAGACGCTCGGCACGGTCGCGCCGGGCCCGCAGACCTACGGCACCCGCAAGGTGGAGCTGGAACGCGAACTGCTCGCCGCCGGGGACCGGTTGCCGTCGACGCTGCTGCGGGCGAGCGCGATCCACGGTCCTTTCAGCCCGCTGCCGCGCGAACTGTACTTCGTCAAGCGGGCGTTGGACGGCCGTCCGGTGCGGGTGCTGCCGTACTCCGGCGCCAGCCGCTTCCAGCCCGTGCACGTCGCGAACATCGCCGAGCTGGTGCGGCTGGCGGCGCGCAGGCCCGGTGCGCGGGTGCTGAACGCCGGCGACCCGGCGGCGCCGACCGTGGCCGAGATCGCCGCGGCGGTCGACGCGGTGCTGGGCGCGCGGTCCGAGCAGGTACTGGTGGAGGGTCCGCCGCCGGCCCGGGCGTCGGCGAGCACCCGTGGGCGCTGCGGTATCCGATGGTGCTCGACATGTCCGCGGCCGAGCGGGAGTTGGGCTACCGGGCGGTGACGACGTACGAGCAGGCGCTGCCGGACACGGTGGACCGGCTGCTGCGGGAGCGGGCGCACGAGCGGTGGCGCACCCTGTTCCCGAAGCTCGCCGGGCTCAGCGACGCGGGCGGCGGCTGGTTCGACTACGCCGCGGAGGACGCCTGGCTGGCCACCCGGGCGGGCTGAGCGGGGGCGCCGCCGCTCAGCCGCGCCGACGGGCGTCCCGACGGGTCAGGGCGCGGTCGGCGCGGGGGCGGCGTGCGGGCCGCAGACCACGTCGTGCGCGTCGAGCGTGCCGGTGAGCAGGTAGGCGTCCACGCGGTCGTTGACGCAGGGGTTGACCAGGTTGGTGACGCCGTGCGAGCCGGCGTGCCGCTCGGTGACCAGCCGTGATCCGGCGAGCCTGTGGTGGAGGGCGAGCGCGCCGGGGTAGGGGGTCGCGGCGTCGCGGGTGCTCTGGACGATGAGCACCGGTGGCAGGCCCGGGTGGCTGCGGACGTCGACGGGGGTGCGCTGCGGCACCGGCCAGGTGGCGCACGGCAGGTTCAGCCAGGCGTTGGGCCAGGTCATGAAGGGGTGGCTGGCGTTCAGCGTGGTGTTGTCGCGGTCCCAGGTGCGCCAGTCGGCCGGCCACCGCGCGTCGGTGCACTCCACGGCGGTGTACACGGCGCCGGCGTTCTCCGCGCTCGCCTCGCCCGCGGTGTCGGACGGGTCGGGGGCGGCGGCGTCCACCAGCGCCTGGGTGTCGCCCGCCGCGTAGCGGCTCCAGACCCGGGCGACCGCGGCCCACGCGGTGTCGTAGTAGGGCGCGTTCTGGAAGAAGCCGATGAGTTCGGCCGGTCCGACGGCGCCGCCGATCGGGTGCGCCCCGGCCGCCGCGCGCAGCCGCTGCCACCTCGCCTGCACGGCGGGGACGGTGGCGCCGAGGTGGTAGACGCCGTCGTACCGGGCGACCCAGGTCTCCCAGTCGGTCCAGCGGGTCTCGAACGCGACGTCCTGGTCCAGGTTGTCGCGGTACCAGATCCGGTCGGGGGACGGGTCGACGACGCTGTCCACGACCATGCGTCGCAGGTGGGTGGGGAACAGGTCGGCGTAGACCGCGCCGAGGTAGGTGCCGTAGGACACGCCGAGGTAGGTGAGCCCGCGCTCGCCGAGTGCGGCCCGCAGGACGTCCAGGTCGCGGGCGGCGTTGGGGGTGGTCATCTGGGAGAGCACGGCGGCGCCGGTGCGGCGCAGGCATCCCGCCGCGTACGCGCGGGCGGCCCGGCGGTGCGCCTGCTTGTCGGCCTCGCCGCCCGGCACCGGGTCCGCCTTGGGCGTCCTGGCGAACTCCCGCGGGTCCTGACAGGAGATCGGCGCGGAGTGACCCACGCCGCGCGGGTCGAACCCGACGAAGTCGTACGCCTTCGCGGTCTTCGTCCACAGCGCGGCGCCGGTGGTGCTGCGCACCGGGAAGCGCAGCCCGGAGCCGCCGGGACCACCGGGGTTGTACACCAGCGCGCCCTGGTGCTCCTCGGGCGTCCCGGTGCTGAGCGCGCGGTCGACGGCGAGCTCGATGCTCGCGCCGAACGGCCGGGCGTAGTCGACCGGCACGGTCACCCGGCCGCACTGCACGGGCGCGGCGAGCCCCCAGCCCTCGGGACACGCGGCCCAGTCGATGCCGCGGCGCGCGGCGTTCCTCGCGGCGATCACCACGCCGACGGACTCCGGGACGTCCACGGACTCCGGCACGCCCGCGGGCCCCGGGACTCCCGCGGACCCCGGGACTGTCGCGGGCCCCGGGGCTTCCACCGCGTCCGGCCGCGGCGGGGGCGCGATCCGCGCACCGGCCGCGGGCGCGGTGGTGAGCGCAGCGGCGAGCAGGACGCCGCCGGAGACGAGGACGATCGTGCGTCGCACGCTGTGGAACACCCCCTGGGAAGCCGCGCGGCGAGGCCGCGGCGGACGACAGTGCCGAGGTGCCCATCCTTTCCCCTGCGGAGGCGCGGTGAACGGTCCGCGCGGGTGATTCCCCGTCACGTCGGGGTGACGGCCCCTCAGCGCCGGCAGCGCCGCGCGCCGTTCCTCCCCGGGCGCGCCCCTCCCCCGCGGGCGCGCTTCGGCGTCAGGCGCCCGGTGCGCCGTCGCGCCGGCCGCCGGCGGCCGGGTCGCGGTGCTCGGCGGCGATGCCGAACCGCCGGCGTTCGCCCGTGGCGGACGGCAGGCTCCCGACGGTGGAGACCGTGCTGATCACCTGCTCCTCGTCGGCCGCGTCGAGGTCGCGCAGTCGTTGCAGGTCAGCGGCGGAGACCAGGGCGACCAGGGGCTTGCCGTGCCGGGTCAGGACCACCTGCTCACCGCCGTAGACGACGCGGTTGATGAGGTCGGCGAGCTCGGCTCGCGCTTGTGTCACCGGGACGTCATGGGTCATGCTCCCCATCATAACGAGATGTACGTCCTGTACATTTTGATCAGACGGAGGTGTGCGCGATGATCCGACCGACAGCCCGCTACGTCCTGCCCGAGTTCACCGAGCGCAGCAGCAACGGCGTGCGGACCATGGACCCGTACTCCAAGCTGCTGCAGGAGCGGATCGTCTTCCTCGGCACGCCGATCGACGACACCTCGGCGAACGACGTGATGGCGCAGCTCATCCACCTGGAGAGCGCCGCCCCCGAGCAGGACATCCACCTCTACGTGAACTCCCCCGGCGGATCGTTCTCGGCGATG from Actinacidiphila sp. DG2A-62 includes:
- a CDS encoding type II toxin-antitoxin system Phd/YefM family antitoxin; its protein translation is MTHDVPVTQARAELADLINRVVYGGEQVVLTRHGKPLVALVSAADLQRLRDLDAADEEQVISTVSTVGSLPSATGERRRFGIAAEHRDPAAGGRRDGAPGA
- a CDS encoding alpha/beta hydrolase, translated to MRRTIVLVSGGVLLAAALTTAPAAGARIAPPPRPDAVEAPGPATVPGSAGVPGPAGVPESVDVPESVGVVIAARNAARRGIDWAACPEGWGLAAPVQCGRVTVPVDYARPFGASIELAVDRALSTGTPEEHQGALVYNPGGPGGSGLRFPVRSTTGAALWTKTAKAYDFVGFDPRGVGHSAPISCQDPREFARTPKADPVPGGEADKQAHRRAARAYAAGCLRRTGAAVLSQMTTPNAARDLDVLRAALGERGLTYLGVSYGTYLGAVYADLFPTHLRRMVVDSVVDPSPDRIWYRDNLDQDVAFETRWTDWETWVARYDGVYHLGATVPAVQARWQRLRAAAGAHPIGGAVGPAELIGFFQNAPYYDTAWAAVARVWSRYAAGDTQALVDAAAPDPSDTAGEASAENAGAVYTAVECTDARWPADWRTWDRDNTTLNASHPFMTWPNAWLNLPCATWPVPQRTPVDVRSHPGLPPVLIVQSTRDAATPYPGALALHHRLAGSRLVTERHAGSHGVTNLVNPCVNDRVDAYLLTGTLDAHDVVCGPHAAPAPTAP